In Capsicum annuum cultivar UCD-10X-F1 chromosome 11, UCD10Xv1.1, whole genome shotgun sequence, one genomic interval encodes:
- the LOC107846570 gene encoding uncharacterized protein LOC107846570 gives MEAANKNIKKILRKMVENDGSWHEILPYAFLGYRTTVRTSTGATPYLLVYGNEAVIPAEVEIPSLRIIHEAGLSNEEWVCARCEQIMLIDEKRMVVVCHGQSYQHRMIRAFNKKVRARTFEVGQLVLKRILPHQEEYKGKFAPNWQGFYIVRKVLSGGALILS, from the coding sequence ATGGAAGCagccaacaagaatatcaagaagatcttgagaaagatggtcgaaaatgatGGGTCATGGCATGAGATATTACCTTATGCTTTTCTAGGATATCGTACAACAGTTCGAACCTCCACCGGGGCGACTCCCTATTTGCTTGTTTAtgggaatgaagctgtgatacctgctgaggttgaaataccttccctGAGGATTATTCATGAAGCTGGActaagtaacgaagaatgggtttGCGCTCGTTGTGAACAaatcatgttgattgatgaaaagagaatggttgTCGTATGTCATGGTCAGTCATATCAGCACAGGATGATTCGTGCTTTCAACAAGAAAGTGAGAGCTCGAACATTTGAAGTTGGGCAATTAGTTCTCAAACGCATACTCCCTCACCAAGAAGAGTACAAGGGTAAGTTTGCTCCAAATTGGCAAGGTTtttacatagttcgcaaggtactATCTGGAGGGGCTCTGATTTTATCTTAG